In Sulfitobacter albidus, the following proteins share a genomic window:
- the rseP gene encoding RIP metalloprotease RseP codes for MDFVSLIPQFGGFIWTMVAFIVALSVIVAIHEYGHYIVGRWCGIKADVFSLGFGPVLFSRFDKHGTKWQVAALPFGGYVKFAGDANAASGKDSGAMDEASVDPVRLRATMHGAPLWARALTVAAGPVFNFVLSILVFAGIALSLGSVRDPLTVEAIKPMPNAVEGLQQGDIVREIAGRPVPSRDPIEAYLEYMDSLPLEPVLDYTVERDGAEVTVPGPYPQPALVGGVGPETAAMEAGLQQGDVITAIDGRDVFAFQQLKDAVEGGGGAPLLLDVWRAGETLKFTLVPKSTDEPQPDGSFVNVLRIGISSDSAITAATETPGIGEALSRGVAGMWRIIKGSISGMWHMLTGAISTCNMSGPVGIAKVSGAMASQGTASFINFIAVLSTAVGLLNLFPIPALDGGHLTFYAYEAVRGKPPSDKALNVLMAIGVSLVLALMIFALGNDLFCP; via the coding sequence TTGGATTTTGTCTCACTCATCCCGCAGTTCGGCGGATTCATCTGGACCATGGTGGCGTTTATTGTCGCTCTGTCGGTGATCGTCGCGATCCATGAATACGGCCACTACATCGTGGGCCGCTGGTGCGGGATCAAGGCGGATGTGTTCTCCCTCGGGTTCGGGCCGGTGCTGTTTTCGCGTTTCGACAAACACGGGACCAAATGGCAGGTCGCGGCACTTCCCTTTGGCGGCTACGTGAAATTCGCGGGCGATGCCAATGCCGCTTCGGGCAAGGACAGCGGCGCGATGGACGAGGCGTCCGTCGATCCCGTGCGTCTGCGCGCCACGATGCACGGCGCGCCGTTGTGGGCGCGGGCGTTGACCGTTGCGGCGGGGCCGGTGTTCAACTTTGTGCTGTCCATTCTGGTGTTCGCGGGCATCGCGCTGAGCCTCGGATCGGTCCGCGATCCGCTGACGGTCGAGGCGATCAAGCCGATGCCCAACGCGGTCGAAGGTTTGCAGCAGGGCGATATCGTGCGCGAAATCGCGGGGCGGCCGGTGCCGTCGCGCGATCCGATCGAGGCCTATCTGGAATATATGGACAGCCTGCCGCTGGAGCCTGTGCTGGACTACACGGTTGAGCGGGACGGCGCAGAAGTGACCGTACCCGGACCGTACCCACAGCCCGCGCTGGTGGGCGGTGTCGGCCCCGAGACGGCGGCGATGGAGGCGGGGCTGCAACAGGGCGACGTCATCACCGCCATCGACGGCCGCGATGTCTTTGCCTTTCAACAGCTCAAGGACGCGGTAGAGGGCGGCGGCGGTGCGCCGCTGCTGCTGGATGTCTGGCGCGCGGGCGAGACGCTGAAATTTACGCTCGTGCCCAAATCCACCGATGAGCCGCAGCCCGACGGCAGTTTCGTCAACGTGCTGCGGATCGGCATTTCCAGCGACAGCGCGATCACAGCGGCCACCGAAACGCCCGGGATCGGCGAGGCGCTCAGCCGCGGCGTGGCGGGGATGTGGCGGATCATCAAGGGCTCTATCTCGGGGATGTGGCACATGCTGACGGGGGCGATCAGCACCTGCAACATGTCCGGCCCAGTGGGCATCGCCAAGGTGTCGGGCGCGATGGCCAGCCAAGGCACGGCAAGCTTCATCAATTTCATCGCGGTGCTCAGCACGGCGGTGGGGCTGCTCAACCTCTTTCCGATCCCGGCACTCGATGGCGGCCACTTAACGTTCTACGCCTATGAGGCCGTGCGGGGGAAGCCGCCCAGCGACAAGGCGCTGAACGTGCTGATGGCCATCGGAGTCTCGCTGGTGCTCGCGTTGATGATCTTTGCGCTCGGCAACGATTTGTTCTGTCCCTGA
- the bamA gene encoding outer membrane protein assembly factor BamA gives MNLGSFVRDTRTRSRTSFVRAAVKGISFSFLLSTAWVAPAAPIFAQQFQFNTVRVEGNQRIGDSAVLSQAGIARGQAVSAGQLNDAFQRLNNSGLFESVSIEPQGSTLTITVVELPTINRISFEGNRRIKDDALEAVIGSTSRRVFNPTQAEKDAAAIAQAYSNDGRLSARVQPKVIRRNQNRVDLVFEIFEGDNIEVERLSFVGNRIYSDRRLRRVLGTKQAGLFRRLVRRDTFVEDRVEFDKQLLRDFYLSRGYVDMRVNSVNAELTEERDGFFVGFNIQEGQQFQFGQVSVTSELPNVDGDAYAQIVRVKPGVIYSPTLVEADIARLERQAIRDGVDFMRVEPRVTRNERTLTLDVEFVLSRGPRVFVERIDIEGNTTTLDRVIRRQFDSVEGDPFNPREIRQAAERIRALGYFETAEVNAREGSTPEQVVVDVDVEETPTGSLNFGGSFSSSDGFGVAVSFAEENFLGRGQKLFLNVSTASDARRYGLRFVEPSLLGRDVSLGIEFDYSEENSSFSTYDSNRFTFRPSLTFPVSENGRLQLRYTAQAVEVTERDPVENGAIIQNDIDAGELFDSSIGYEYTYDTRRTGLDPNAGVLFRFSQDFGGIGGDQEYVRTVARVAGEKKFLNEELTLRASLEGGALAWRGGTNRAVDRFLLSSSQMRGFEPGGIGPRDTGSENGDSLGGNLYLVGRLEAQFPLGLPEEYGIRGGVFYDVGNLWDLSDVNIGGSTVSGESGSFRHVIGVSIFWDTPLGPLQFNISDALRKEEFDREQKFEVTLQTEF, from the coding sequence ATGAACCTGGGGTCATTCGTGCGCGATACGCGCACGCGGTCGCGTACATCCTTTGTCCGTGCCGCTGTTAAGGGCATTTCCTTTTCTTTTTTGTTGTCAACGGCTTGGGTCGCACCTGCGGCCCCGATTTTTGCGCAGCAGTTCCAATTCAATACGGTCCGGGTCGAGGGCAACCAGCGTATCGGCGACAGTGCCGTGCTCAGCCAGGCCGGAATCGCACGCGGGCAGGCGGTCAGCGCGGGCCAGCTCAACGACGCCTTCCAGCGCCTGAACAACTCGGGACTGTTCGAGAGCGTGTCGATCGAGCCGCAGGGCAGCACGCTGACAATCACCGTGGTCGAGCTGCCAACGATCAACCGCATCTCGTTCGAGGGCAACCGCCGCATCAAGGACGATGCGCTGGAGGCGGTGATCGGATCGACATCGCGCCGGGTGTTCAACCCGACCCAAGCGGAAAAAGACGCGGCCGCCATCGCGCAGGCCTATTCCAACGACGGGCGTTTGTCGGCGCGGGTGCAGCCCAAGGTCATCCGCCGCAATCAAAACCGCGTCGATCTGGTGTTCGAGATCTTCGAGGGCGACAATATCGAGGTCGAGCGTCTGAGCTTTGTCGGCAATCGGATCTATTCGGATCGCCGTCTGCGCCGGGTGCTGGGCACCAAACAGGCGGGGCTTTTCCGCCGTCTGGTGCGTCGCGATACCTTTGTCGAGGACCGTGTTGAGTTCGACAAACAGCTTTTGCGCGATTTCTACCTCTCGCGCGGCTATGTCGATATGCGCGTCAATTCGGTCAACGCCGAACTGACCGAAGAGCGTGACGGTTTCTTCGTGGGGTTCAACATCCAGGAAGGCCAGCAATTCCAATTCGGTCAGGTGAGCGTCACATCCGAGCTGCCGAACGTCGACGGCGACGCATACGCGCAGATCGTGCGCGTCAAACCCGGCGTGATCTATTCGCCCACGCTGGTCGAGGCGGATATCGCCCGGCTGGAGCGGCAGGCGATCCGCGACGGGGTGGATTTCATGCGCGTTGAGCCGCGCGTGACCCGCAACGAGCGGACGCTGACGCTGGACGTCGAATTTGTGCTGTCGCGCGGTCCGCGCGTCTTTGTCGAGCGGATCGATATCGAGGGCAACACCACCACGCTTGACCGCGTGATCCGGCGCCAGTTCGACAGCGTCGAGGGCGATCCGTTCAATCCGCGCGAAATCCGTCAGGCCGCTGAACGCATTCGTGCGCTGGGGTATTTCGAGACGGCAGAGGTCAATGCCCGCGAAGGCTCTACGCCCGAACAGGTCGTGGTCGACGTCGATGTCGAGGAAACGCCCACAGGCTCGCTCAACTTCGGCGGCTCGTTCTCGTCCTCGGACGGCTTTGGCGTCGCCGTCAGCTTTGCCGAGGAAAATTTCCTGGGCCGCGGGCAAAAGCTTTTTCTGAACGTCTCCACCGCGTCCGACGCCCGCCGCTACGGCCTGCGTTTTGTCGAGCCTTCCTTGCTGGGGCGTGATGTCTCGCTGGGGATTGAATTCGACTACTCCGAGGAGAACTCCTCCTTCTCGACCTACGACAGCAACCGTTTTACCTTCCGGCCCAGCCTGACCTTCCCGGTCAGTGAAAACGGGCGGTTGCAATTGCGCTATACCGCCCAGGCGGTCGAGGTGACGGAGCGTGATCCGGTCGAGAACGGTGCGATCATCCAGAACGACATCGACGCGGGCGAGCTTTTCGACAGCTCGATCGGCTATGAATACACCTACGACACGCGCCGTACCGGACTTGATCCCAATGCCGGCGTGCTGTTCCGGTTCAGTCAGGATTTTGGCGGGATCGGTGGCGATCAGGAATACGTGCGGACCGTGGCGCGAGTTGCGGGCGAAAAGAAGTTCCTCAACGAAGAGCTGACGCTGCGCGCAAGCCTCGAAGGGGGCGCGCTGGCTTGGCGCGGTGGCACAAACCGCGCCGTCGACCGCTTCCTGCTATCCTCCTCGCAGATGCGCGGATTTGAGCCCGGCGGCATCGGGCCGCGCGACACCGGCTCCGAGAACGGCGACTCGCTGGGCGGCAACCTCTACCTCGTGGGCCGCCTTGAGGCGCAGTTTCCGCTGGGTCTGCCGGAGGAATATGGCATCCGCGGCGGTGTGTTCTATGATGTGGGCAACCTGTGGGATCTGTCGGACGTGAACATCGGCGGCAGCACCGTCAGTGGCGAAAGCGGATCGTTCCGCCACGTGATCGGCGTGTCGATCTTCTGGGATACGCCGCTGGGCCCGTTGCAGTTCAACATCTCGGACGCGTTGCGCAAGGAAGAATTCGACCGTGAGCAAAAGTTCGAAGTGACGTTGCAGACGGAATTCTGA
- a CDS encoding OmpH family outer membrane protein gives MPLLRLFCAALLVTALAAAPGGAQERPQPVVILTIDSERLFLESDFGQRVAAEIEARGNELATENRQIETELAREEQELTEQRAALSAEEFRPLADAFDARVQETRQTQAAKSRALGDQLEREREVFLAAAGPVLRDLMTDAGARVILERRTVFLSTDSSDVTAAAIARINAVLGATTPAPD, from the coding sequence ATGCCACTGCTCAGGCTTTTCTGCGCGGCCCTGCTGGTCACCGCTCTGGCGGCTGCACCGGGGGGCGCGCAGGAACGCCCGCAGCCGGTGGTCATCCTCACCATCGACAGTGAACGCCTGTTTCTGGAGAGCGATTTCGGCCAGCGAGTCGCGGCCGAGATCGAGGCGCGCGGCAACGAGCTTGCCACCGAGAACCGTCAGATCGAAACCGAGCTTGCCCGCGAGGAGCAAGAGCTGACCGAGCAGCGCGCCGCGCTGAGCGCGGAGGAGTTCCGCCCCCTCGCGGATGCCTTTGACGCCCGCGTGCAGGAAACCCGCCAGACCCAGGCGGCCAAATCCCGCGCCCTTGGCGATCAGCTGGAGCGGGAGCGCGAGGTGTTTCTCGCCGCCGCTGGCCCGGTGTTGCGCGATCTGATGACCGACGCGGGCGCGCGCGTGATCCTTGAGCGGCGCACGGTGTTTCTGAGCACCGACAGCAGCGATGTGACGGCCGCCGCCATCGCCCGCATCAACGCCGTTCTGGGGGCCACGACACCGGCACCGGACTAG
- the fabZ gene encoding 3-hydroxyacyl-ACP dehydratase FabZ: MTDQLQRADILTIQRILPHRYPFLLVDKVEEIDGTSSAVGYKNVTMNEPHFQGHFPGSPIMPGVTIVEAMAQTAGVMIGVALDQLDTNMLIYFMSIDNCKFRRKVIPGDVLRMDVKTVRGKPGGKIWKFSGVATVEGEMAAEAEFMAMLDLPKGDG, from the coding sequence ATGACCGATCAGCTTCAACGTGCGGACATCCTGACAATCCAGCGCATCCTGCCGCACCGCTACCCCTTCCTGCTGGTCGACAAGGTCGAAGAAATCGACGGCACGTCCTCTGCCGTGGGCTATAAAAACGTGACCATGAACGAGCCGCATTTTCAGGGGCACTTCCCCGGCAGCCCCATCATGCCCGGCGTCACCATCGTCGAGGCGATGGCCCAGACCGCCGGCGTGATGATCGGCGTGGCCCTGGATCAGCTGGACACCAACATGCTGATTTATTTCATGTCGATCGATAACTGCAAATTCCGCCGCAAGGTGATCCCCGGCGACGTCTTGCGCATGGACGTCAAGACCGTGCGCGGCAAGCCCGGCGGCAAGATCTGGAAATTCTCGGGCGTGGCGACGGTCGAGGGTGAGATGGCGGCGGAGGCGGAATTCATGGCGATGCTTGATCTGCCCAAGGGGGACGGCTGA
- the lpxA gene encoding acyl-ACP--UDP-N-acetylglucosamine O-acyltransferase yields MAIHPSAVVEEGAQIDPTATVGPFCVVGPEVTLAAGVELKSHVVVTGKTTVGADTVIFSFAVIGEIPQDLKFKGEASRLEIGERNRIREHVTMNCGTEGGGGVTRVGNDGLFMAGCHIAHDAQVGNNVIVVNNAAVAGHCVIEDQVIIGGLSGIHQWVRIGRGAIIGAVTMVTNDVIPYGLVQAPRGHLDGLNLVGLKRRGVARSDITALRAAFQMLAQGEGTFHDRAERLGAETESDYVREIVDFVLADTGRHFLTPK; encoded by the coding sequence ATGGCCATTCACCCCAGCGCCGTCGTCGAGGAAGGCGCGCAGATTGATCCCACGGCGACCGTCGGCCCGTTCTGCGTGGTCGGCCCAGAGGTCACGCTCGCCGCAGGGGTCGAGCTGAAATCCCACGTGGTTGTCACCGGCAAGACGACCGTGGGCGCGGATACCGTGATCTTTTCCTTCGCCGTCATCGGTGAGATTCCGCAGGATCTGAAATTCAAGGGCGAGGCCAGCCGCCTCGAGATCGGGGAGCGTAACCGCATCCGCGAGCATGTGACCATGAACTGCGGCACCGAAGGCGGGGGCGGCGTGACCCGCGTGGGCAACGACGGTCTGTTCATGGCCGGCTGTCATATCGCGCATGACGCGCAGGTGGGCAACAATGTGATCGTGGTGAACAACGCGGCCGTCGCGGGGCATTGCGTGATCGAGGATCAGGTTATCATCGGCGGTCTGTCGGGCATCCATCAGTGGGTGCGCATCGGGCGTGGTGCGATCATCGGCGCGGTTACCATGGTGACCAACGACGTGATCCCCTACGGGCTGGTGCAGGCGCCGCGCGGGCATCTTGACGGGCTCAACCTTGTGGGGCTCAAACGTCGGGGCGTGGCGCGCAGCGACATCACCGCTCTGCGCGCGGCGTTTCAGATGCTGGCACAGGGCGAGGGGACATTCCACGACCGGGCCGAACGGTTGGGCGCCGAGACCGAGAGCGACTACGTGCGCGAGATCGTCGATTTTGTGCTGGCCGACACCGGTCGCCATTTCCTGACGCCGAAATGA
- a CDS encoding LpxI family protein, protein MTLALIAGRGDLPAAVHRAAGGAVVCGYEGVTLSGLTADLTFRLETLGTLLVQLGERGVTEVCFAGGIDRPTLDPTKLDAETAPLVPLFMEGLKKGDDGALGVVVDLFERTGFTVRGAHEIAPDLLAEGGVYGQVWPDAQMRGTATLAAAHLLKLSPQDIGQACVVGRHGVIAMEDADGTDAMLARVAAQGQDAILFKGPKAQQSRLVDLPTVGPATFEAAARAGLRGVVVDAGDVIVLDAPACTAAADAHGLVFWARTGE, encoded by the coding sequence ATGACGCTGGCGTTGATCGCCGGACGCGGGGATCTGCCCGCCGCCGTGCACCGCGCCGCGGGCGGGGCGGTGGTGTGCGGCTACGAGGGCGTCACGCTGTCGGGGCTGACGGCCGATCTGACCTTTCGGCTTGAGACTTTGGGCACGCTGCTGGTGCAGCTGGGCGAGCGCGGGGTGACGGAGGTCTGCTTTGCCGGGGGGATCGACCGCCCGACGCTCGATCCGACGAAGCTCGACGCAGAGACCGCGCCGCTGGTGCCGCTTTTCATGGAGGGGCTGAAAAAGGGCGACGACGGCGCGCTTGGCGTGGTGGTGGATCTGTTCGAGCGGACGGGGTTCACCGTGCGCGGCGCGCATGAGATCGCGCCCGATCTGCTGGCGGAGGGCGGGGTCTACGGGCAGGTCTGGCCCGATGCGCAGATGCGCGGCACGGCGACGCTCGCCGCGGCCCATCTCCTCAAGCTGTCGCCACAAGATATCGGGCAGGCCTGTGTTGTGGGACGCCACGGCGTGATCGCGATGGAGGATGCGGACGGTACGGATGCGATGCTGGCGCGGGTCGCGGCGCAGGGGCAGGATGCGATCCTGTTCAAAGGGCCCAAGGCGCAGCAAAGCCGCCTGGTCGATCTGCCGACGGTGGGCCCCGCGACATTCGAGGCGGCGGCAAGGGCAGGCTTGCGCGGTGTGGTGGTGGACGCGGGCGACGTAATCGTGCTGGACGCACCCGCCTGCACGGCGGCGGCGGATGCCCACGGCCTCGTGTTCTGGGCACGCACCGGGGAATGA
- the lpxB gene encoding lipid-A-disaccharide synthase, giving the protein MSAPPRVFILAGEPSGDKLGGALMAGLKALSPGVTFEGIGGAQMQAEGLHSLFDMAELSVMGLAEILPKYFHLKRRIAETAQAVIAMRPDVLITIDSPDFSLRVAKLVKARSNIRTVHYVAPSVWAWRSGRAAKMARHVDQVLALLPFEPPYMEAAGMRCDFVGHPVVSEPVASDAEAAAFRAAHGLGAAPILLVLPGSRGSEIARLGAPFGQSVARMVAARPEVRIVVPAAAPVAGAVKDLVAGWPGDPVVLDPREGSYAEAMTLKRAAFRAADVALAASGTVSLELAAAGTPMVIAYDMAPLSRAIISRMVRVDTVTLVNLVAESRTVPEFIGKRCRADLIAPAILRVLEAPDAQHAAMALTMQRLGQGGEAPGLRAARAVLDGFL; this is encoded by the coding sequence ATGAGCGCGCCGCCGCGCGTCTTCATCCTTGCCGGGGAGCCGTCGGGCGACAAGTTGGGCGGCGCGCTGATGGCGGGGCTGAAGGCGCTGTCACCGGGTGTCACCTTCGAGGGGATCGGCGGGGCGCAGATGCAGGCCGAAGGGCTGCATAGCCTCTTTGACATGGCTGAGCTGAGTGTGATGGGTCTGGCAGAGATCCTGCCGAAGTATTTTCACCTCAAACGCCGCATTGCCGAGACCGCTCAGGCGGTGATCGCAATGCGCCCCGACGTGCTGATCACCATCGACAGCCCAGATTTTTCCCTGCGGGTGGCCAAGCTGGTGAAGGCGCGCAGCAACATCCGCACCGTGCACTACGTGGCGCCCTCGGTCTGGGCCTGGCGCTCGGGGCGCGCGGCCAAGATGGCGCGGCACGTCGATCAGGTCTTGGCCCTGTTGCCGTTCGAGCCGCCCTATATGGAAGCCGCTGGCATGCGCTGCGATTTTGTGGGGCATCCGGTTGTCTCAGAACCCGTGGCGAGCGATGCGGAGGCAGCGGCGTTTCGCGCGGCGCATGGCCTTGGTGCGGCCCCAATTCTGCTGGTCCTGCCCGGCTCGCGCGGATCGGAGATTGCGCGGCTTGGCGCCCCGTTCGGGCAGAGCGTGGCGCGCATGGTGGCGGCGCGGCCGGAGGTGCGGATCGTGGTGCCCGCCGCCGCCCCCGTCGCGGGGGCGGTGAAGGATCTGGTTGCGGGGTGGCCGGGGGATCCGGTGGTATTGGACCCGCGTGAGGGGAGCTATGCCGAGGCGATGACGCTGAAACGCGCGGCGTTTCGCGCGGCGGATGTGGCGCTGGCGGCGTCCGGCACCGTGTCGTTGGAACTGGCGGCGGCGGGCACGCCCATGGTGATCGCCTACGACATGGCGCCGCTGAGCCGCGCGATCATCTCGCGCATGGTGCGGGTGGATACGGTGACGCTGGTGAACCTCGTCGCCGAAAGCCGCACGGTGCCGGAATTCATCGGCAAGCGCTGCCGCGCGGATCTGATCGCGCCCGCGATCCTGCGGGTTTTGGAGGCGCCGGATGCGCAGCACGCGGCCATGGCGCTGACGATGCAACGTCTGGGGCAGGGAGGCGAGGCGCCGGGTCTGCGGGCTGCGCGCGCGGTGCTGGACGGGTTTCTCTGA